A DNA window from Niabella yanshanensis contains the following coding sequences:
- a CDS encoding beta-mannosidase: protein MKKICSAVLICMMVSQVGAQQDVYEMDRSARQSVSLNSSADTGKNESWAMKQYSEAGAGEQVSSPGYRANGWLPAVVPGTVLNSLVYNKIYPEPYYGDNNRRSRGLIPDLHETGAGFYHYWFRKTFQVPSTLTGKKMWLKFHGINYRATVWLNGKKLGDMAGMFQPASFDVTNIVNRKGDNVVAVEVRPVDTPGDVFRNNKKRTGAVGENNNGGDGEMGKNVSMLMSVGWDFSVPDGTRDRNTGIWRDVELYSTGEVVLAHPFVQTYLPLPDTSVAMETVSVEVSNTTQQKQLGRLTGVIAGTNIRFQTNLVLQPGESRQVIFRPADYPQLKIKNPKLWWPVNKGGQHLYELTLRFEKNNTISHQLTTRFGVRQVQTDRSTPDQSRRFIVNGHPVFIRGTNWVPEAMLRGSAERTRTELRYTRQGGFNLIRLWAGGIAESDEFYRACDELGLLVWNEFWITGDTRFPADTALYFQNLEATVKRIRSHPSVAYYVAANESKEIPGTQARIFALDSTIGYQEQSECCGVHDGSPYKYENPMQYFENTASPRGSRVDGFNPEYGTPCLPLLESLKEMMPGKDLWPINDSVWNYLDGNGFHNINTKYRQAVNEFGPSNSIEEYAKKAQLVGALNYRAIGEVWNYNKFGWGDRFASGFLFWYNNSPLPQTASRMYDWYLRPTAALYYSQNGLAPLHPQFDYLKNTVSVYNDYRKAFPDHTVEARIYDMNSRLVHTSSQKISIPADGTVKDALQLSFSDSLTQVHFIKLSLKSPAGKEVAEAFYWRSTDAYKGAWTMTGPAVSGFADINRLPQAKLNGTVKKRILNGKIFLDMQVKNVSDKIAFFTQVRLTDRVNAVVPAVFYSDNFFSLLPGEMRMITMEVSKNAWNRVNGLSAAAFNTSELKLKW, encoded by the coding sequence ATGAAAAAAATTTGTAGTGCAGTGCTGATCTGTATGATGGTATCACAGGTGGGTGCACAGCAGGATGTTTATGAGATGGACCGCTCGGCGCGGCAATCGGTTTCTTTAAATTCATCGGCCGATACCGGCAAAAACGAATCCTGGGCGATGAAGCAATACAGCGAAGCCGGTGCGGGTGAGCAGGTATCATCTCCCGGTTACCGGGCGAATGGCTGGTTACCAGCCGTTGTACCGGGAACCGTTTTGAATAGCCTGGTATATAATAAAATATATCCTGAGCCCTATTATGGAGATAATAATCGCCGTTCACGCGGGTTGATACCTGACCTGCATGAGACGGGTGCCGGCTTCTATCATTATTGGTTCCGCAAGACTTTTCAAGTGCCTTCAACATTAACCGGCAAGAAAATGTGGTTAAAGTTCCATGGCATCAATTACAGAGCCACTGTTTGGCTGAATGGCAAGAAACTAGGTGACATGGCGGGCATGTTTCAACCCGCCAGCTTCGATGTAACCAACATTGTTAACCGGAAAGGAGATAACGTAGTGGCAGTGGAAGTGAGACCGGTAGATACACCTGGCGATGTTTTTCGAAACAATAAAAAACGTACCGGTGCTGTAGGTGAAAACAACAATGGAGGCGATGGTGAAATGGGCAAAAATGTAAGTATGCTGATGTCGGTAGGTTGGGACTTTTCGGTGCCCGACGGTACCCGCGATCGTAATACCGGTATCTGGCGAGATGTGGAATTGTATAGCACCGGGGAAGTAGTATTAGCGCATCCTTTTGTACAAACCTATTTGCCCTTACCTGATACCAGTGTGGCTATGGAAACCGTATCGGTAGAGGTTAGTAATACTACACAACAAAAACAGTTAGGAAGACTTACCGGTGTAATAGCCGGTACTAATATCCGGTTTCAAACCAACCTGGTGCTACAGCCGGGTGAAAGCCGCCAGGTTATATTTCGTCCGGCTGATTACCCCCAGTTGAAAATAAAAAATCCAAAGCTGTGGTGGCCTGTTAATAAAGGTGGCCAGCACCTATATGAGTTGACCCTTCGGTTTGAAAAAAATAATACAATCAGTCACCAGCTAACCACCCGTTTTGGTGTCCGGCAGGTGCAAACCGACCGGTCAACACCCGATCAATCGCGGCGCTTTATTGTAAACGGGCATCCCGTTTTCATAAGGGGCACTAATTGGGTTCCCGAGGCAATGCTGCGTGGTTCGGCAGAAAGAACCCGTACCGAACTCCGTTATACCCGTCAGGGCGGTTTTAACCTTATTCGCCTCTGGGCCGGTGGTATTGCAGAATCAGACGAGTTTTACAGGGCATGCGATGAGCTGGGTTTGCTGGTATGGAACGAATTCTGGATTACGGGAGATACCCGTTTCCCGGCCGATACGGCTCTGTATTTTCAAAACCTGGAAGCTACGGTAAAAAGGATCCGTTCTCATCCATCGGTAGCCTATTATGTAGCGGCAAATGAATCGAAAGAGATACCGGGTACTCAAGCAAGAATCTTTGCCCTGGATTCCACCATCGGTTACCAGGAGCAATCAGAATGTTGCGGGGTGCACGATGGTAGTCCGTACAAATATGAAAATCCCATGCAGTATTTCGAAAATACGGCATCGCCCCGTGGCAGCCGGGTAGATGGCTTCAACCCCGAGTACGGAACGCCTTGCTTGCCTTTGTTGGAGTCGTTGAAAGAGATGATGCCGGGCAAAGATCTCTGGCCCATTAACGATTCGGTTTGGAATTACCTGGATGGTAATGGCTTTCATAATATCAATACCAAGTACCGCCAGGCGGTTAATGAGTTTGGACCCTCCAATTCTATTGAAGAATACGCTAAAAAAGCACAACTGGTGGGCGCTTTAAATTACCGTGCTATTGGTGAAGTGTGGAACTATAATAAATTTGGCTGGGGCGACCGTTTCGCCTCCGGTTTCCTGTTCTGGTACAATAACAGTCCGCTGCCGCAAACAGCGAGCCGCATGTACGACTGGTACTTACGGCCTACTGCAGCCCTGTACTACTCCCAAAATGGTTTGGCACCCTTACATCCGCAATTTGATTACCTGAAAAATACGGTGTCGGTATATAACGATTACCGCAAAGCTTTTCCCGATCATACTGTTGAAGCAAGGATATATGATATGAACTCCAGGCTGGTGCACACCAGCTCCCAAAAGATATCCATACCGGCCGATGGAACCGTAAAGGATGCCCTGCAATTATCATTCAGCGATAGTTTAACGCAGGTGCATTTTATTAAATTATCTTTGAAATCACCCGCCGGTAAAGAAGTGGCGGAAGCTTTTTACTGGAGGTCGACGGATGCTTATAAAGGTGCCTGGACGATGACAGGCCCTGCTGTTTCGGGCTTTGCCGATATTAATCGGTTGCCGCAGGCCAAACTAAACGGCACTGTTAAAAAACGGATACTGAACGGTAAAATATTTTTGGATATGCAGGTAAAGAATGTGTCGGACAAAATAGCTTTCTTTACACAGGTACGTTTAACCGATCGGGTGAATGCAGTAGTGCCGGCTGT